The Henckelia pumila isolate YLH828 chromosome 2, ASM3356847v2, whole genome shotgun sequence genome includes a window with the following:
- the LOC140881420 gene encoding jasmonoyl--L-amino acid synthetase JAR4-like translates to MDLSECQPKVVLPNIGYFEFIPLDDDFNSVEPNPVVLTEVKVGQEHEVVVTNFAGLYRYRLGDAVKVRGFHNSTPKLQFVCRKNLLLTINIDKNTEKDLQLSVEAAAKLLSTENQKVIDFTSQVDTSTDPGHYVIFWETSGDPNHHEILCNCLDKSFVDAGYMSSRKVNTIGALELRMVKKGTFHKILDHYVGLGSAVSQFKTPRCVGPTNKIVLQILTNNVVKSYFSTAYN, encoded by the exons ATGGATTTGAGTGAATGTCAACCCAAAGTTGTGCTTCCTAATATAGGTTATTTCGAATTTATCCCTTTGGACGACGATTTTAACAGCGTCGAGCCGAATCCGGTTGTATTAACCGAAGTGAAGGTTGGCCAGGAGCACGAGGTCGTTGTCACTAATTTTGCAG GACTATACCGTTACAGACTAGGAGACGCAGTAAAAGTTAGAGGATTCCACAACTCCACTCCGAAGCTGCAGTTCGTTTGCAGGAAAAATCTCCTTCTCACAATCAACATCGACAAGAACACGGAGAAGGATCTACAGTTATCCGTGGAGGCGGCGGCCAAGCTGTTATCCACGGAGAATCAAAAAGTCATAGATTTCACGAGCCAGGTCGATACATCAACTGATCCTGGCCATTATGTGATCTTCTGGGAAACGAGTGGCGACCCGAACCATCATGAAATCCTCTGCAACTGTTTGGACAAATCATTTGTGGACGCGGGATACATGAGTTCTCGGAAGGTGAACACCATCGGAGCCCTGGAACTCAGGATGGTGAAGAAGGGCACTTTTCACAAGATCTTGGATCATTACGTGGGATTAGGATCCGCTGTTAGTCAGTTCAAAACGCCGCGATGCGTGGGGCCGACTAACAAGATTGTGCTTCAAATACTCACTAATAATGTCGTCAAGAGCTACTTCAGCACTGCATATAATTAG